In Pseudanabaena yagii GIHE-NHR1, a genomic segment contains:
- a CDS encoding class I SAM-dependent methyltransferase produces the protein MNNIQSFSLNSEQYAKHRPQYPDELFLFLSEISEHHERAWDCATGNGQAAISSAEYFSHVEATDVSVEQIQNCITHPKINYSVSPAEHTPFKNQSFDLITVALAIHWFDQEKFFQEVERVLKPKGILAVWGYGRLEVEPEIDEVTTKNLLEPIEQFWASGNHQLRNRYRDLVLPFDEINIQKTFSMKVEWNLQQLLGYYRTWSAVKRYAAELGNDPVEQLELKLQTIWNEPDKTKLVQWPLFLKASRKPTS, from the coding sequence GTGAACAATATTCAAAGCTTTTCGCTCAATTCGGAACAATATGCCAAACATAGACCTCAATACCCCGATGAGCTTTTTTTATTTTTGAGCGAAATTTCCGAACATCACGAGCGCGCATGGGATTGTGCAACAGGAAATGGGCAAGCAGCTATTTCCAGTGCAGAATATTTTTCCCATGTTGAAGCAACTGATGTTAGTGTTGAGCAAATTCAAAACTGCATCACCCATCCTAAGATCAACTACAGTGTTTCTCCTGCTGAACATACTCCATTTAAGAATCAGTCATTTGATTTGATTACAGTAGCTTTGGCAATACATTGGTTTGACCAAGAAAAGTTTTTTCAAGAAGTGGAACGAGTACTAAAACCCAAAGGTATTTTGGCTGTTTGGGGTTATGGTCGGTTAGAAGTTGAACCCGAAATTGATGAAGTTACTACTAAGAATTTACTTGAGCCGATTGAACAATTTTGGGCAAGCGGCAATCACCAACTAAGGAATCGTTATCGTGATTTAGTTCTTCCATTTGATGAAATTAACATCCAAAAGACTTTTTCAATGAAGGTAGAATGGAATTTACAGCAATTATTAGGGTATTACCGTACTTGGTCGGCGGTGAAACGCTATGCAGCAGAACTTGGAAACGATCCAGTTGAACAACTGGAGCTAAAATTGCAAACAATTTGGAATGAGCCTGATAAAACTAAATTAGTACAATGGCCTCTGTTTTTAAAAGCCAGCCGAAAGCCCACAAGTTAA
- a CDS encoding glutathione S-transferase family protein, with amino-acid sequence MTIFYYAYGSSSIASHIAIKETGIEYQAQRVDLANGEQKTEAYLAINPRGRVPALKVNHQPILTENVAILYYLAEHFPEAKLLPIDTFTKAQVISLAAFFASSVHVAHRHIRQPHQYTTDESAFAEIQAIGRNTFWNYLQEIDRLLTGKEWLFDQYTIADPYALIFYWSGVRQKLTVHDLQAFTAHKDRLIQRPAVRRVLEKDPDARVVLNLPK; translated from the coding sequence ATGACAATTTTCTATTACGCTTATGGATCGAGTTCAATCGCTTCCCATATTGCGATCAAAGAAACAGGAATTGAATATCAAGCTCAACGAGTGGATTTAGCCAATGGCGAACAGAAAACTGAAGCCTATCTTGCCATTAATCCACGCGGTAGAGTGCCAGCCTTGAAAGTTAATCATCAACCCATATTGACTGAGAACGTTGCCATTCTCTACTATCTTGCCGAACATTTCCCTGAAGCCAAACTACTACCAATCGATACCTTTACGAAAGCACAAGTTATTTCCCTCGCTGCCTTCTTTGCTTCCAGTGTTCATGTAGCCCATCGTCATATCAGGCAGCCTCATCAATACACCACCGATGAATCTGCATTTGCGGAAATTCAAGCAATTGGGCGTAATACCTTTTGGAATTATCTTCAGGAAATCGATCGCCTACTTACAGGGAAAGAATGGCTATTCGATCAATACACGATCGCTGATCCCTATGCCTTAATTTTCTACTGGTCAGGTGTACGCCAAAAGCTTACCGTCCATGATTTACAAGCATTTACCGCCCATAAAGATCGCTTAATTCAACGTCCTGCGGTGAGACGAGTGTTAGAGAAAGATCCCGATGCTCGTGTTGTTCTGAATTTGCCAAAATAG
- a CDS encoding integron integrase codes for MQAEPPPRKLLDRVRDRIRVKHYSYRTEETYVQWIRRFILFHNKRHPSEMGGDEVNAFLTHLAVNENVAASTQNQALSEILFLYREVLELELGLNLDAVRAKRPRNLPTVLTVAETLEILNNLTGVYQIVAKLLYGSGLRLNEALQLRVKDLDFAQQQIMVRDSKGMESRVTMLPRNVVEQLQEHLQIVKRIHQQDLARGYGEAHLPFALSRKYPNAAKEWIWQYVFPSSAIAKDPRGELMCRYHIHESGIQKALKQAVRAAKIEKRVGCHTFRHSFATHLLENGYDIRTVQELLGHKDVKTTMIYTHVLNRGGKGVISPLDR; via the coding sequence ATGCAAGCTGAGCCGCCGCCTCGAAAATTGTTAGATCGCGTTAGAGATCGCATACGGGTGAAGCACTATTCTTACCGCACCGAAGAAACCTATGTGCAGTGGATCAGGCGATTTATTTTGTTTCACAACAAGCGTCATCCTAGCGAAATGGGTGGCGATGAAGTTAATGCTTTTTTGACCCACTTAGCAGTCAATGAAAATGTGGCAGCCTCAACGCAAAATCAGGCTTTGAGTGAAATTTTGTTCTTGTATCGAGAAGTCTTAGAACTTGAGTTAGGTCTTAACCTTGATGCAGTAAGGGCAAAGCGTCCTCGTAACTTACCCACAGTCTTAACTGTTGCGGAAACTTTAGAAATCTTAAACAATCTTACGGGCGTTTATCAGATCGTTGCCAAGCTGCTTTATGGTTCGGGATTGAGGCTGAATGAAGCCTTGCAACTGCGGGTAAAGGATCTGGACTTTGCTCAGCAACAAATTATGGTGCGTGATAGCAAAGGTATGGAAAGCCGAGTCACGATGCTACCTCGCAATGTTGTAGAGCAACTTCAAGAACATTTACAGATTGTCAAACGTATTCATCAGCAAGATCTGGCTCGGGGTTATGGGGAAGCGCATTTACCTTTTGCTTTGAGTAGAAAATATCCCAATGCGGCGAAAGAATGGATTTGGCAATATGTGTTTCCTTCTAGTGCGATCGCTAAAGATCCTCGTGGCGAATTGATGTGTCGTTATCATATTCATGAAAGCGGTATCCAAAAGGCATTGAAACAGGCTGTAAGGGCAGCAAAAATAGAAAAACGGGTGGGGTGTCATACCTTTCGTCATAGTTTTGCCACGCATTTATTAGAAAATGGCTATGATATTCGCACGGTGCAGGAATTACTGGGACATAAAGACGTGAAAACAACCATGATTTATACCCATGTGCTGAATCGGGGTGGAAAAGGCGTAATTAGTCCGCTCGATCGCTAG
- a CDS encoding CHAT domain-containing protein, translated as MTNSDEQRSKFNINIGQVEGGDFQIGDRYYSHLSETTSSKLEVSQGTGESDSKLSNLQKTILFLASSPIDQAKLRLEEEAREIDIGLRLSKYRDHFTLQQRWAIRSDDLRRALLDFQPQIVHFCGHGSGMAGLVLEDKVGKSQLVPTEALSSLFKLFASRGLECVLLNACFSRVQAEAIAEHIPHVIGMSEAIKDVAAIKFAIGFYDGLGGNMSYEEAYEMGRVAIALEGIPQDLIPVLIRKSD; from the coding sequence ATGACCAATTCTGATGAACAGCGCAGCAAGTTCAATATTAATATTGGGCAAGTAGAAGGTGGAGATTTTCAGATTGGAGATCGATACTATAGCCACCTTTCTGAAACTACCTCTTCAAAATTGGAAGTCTCTCAAGGCACTGGTGAGTCGGATTCCAAGTTGAGCAACTTGCAGAAAACGATCCTCTTCCTTGCTTCTAGCCCCATTGATCAAGCAAAGCTTCGATTAGAGGAAGAGGCACGAGAAATTGATATTGGGTTACGTCTAAGCAAATATCGGGATCACTTTACACTACAACAACGATGGGCAATTCGCTCTGACGATTTGAGGCGGGCGTTATTGGATTTTCAGCCTCAGATTGTTCATTTTTGTGGGCATGGGAGTGGTATGGCGGGTTTGGTGCTAGAGGATAAAGTGGGGAAAAGCCAACTTGTTCCAACAGAGGCATTGTCAAGTTTATTTAAGCTGTTTGCTAGTCGAGGGCTGGAGTGTGTACTACTTAACGCTTGCTTCTCTAGAGTTCAAGCAGAGGCGATTGCTGAACACATTCCTCATGTAATTGGCATGAGTGAGGCGATTAAAGATGTAGCAGCAATCAAGTTTGCAATCGGATTTTACGATGGTCTTGGCGGGAATATGTCTTATGAGGAAGCTTATGAGATGGGTCGTGTGGCAATTGCTCTTGAGGGCATTCCACAAGATTTAATTCCAGTATTAATCCGAAAATCCGATTAA